TCAAAAACTTGGTGTCTCTACCCGCACTGAGGCAGTTGCTGTTGGTGTACGACTAGGTTTGATAATGCTTTGATATAAGGCAGAAGGCAGAAGGCAGATGGGGTAAGAATTTTCATGTTTCCAAAATGAGAAGGTAAAAAGGCATTTTCAGGAAGAAGCTGATAAATTCAGAAGGTTAATCGCTAGAATAATTGCAATTCAAGAAATGCTTGAGCCCTTACCTATTTATCACTATTTGTTATGCCTCTAAATGAGTTGCTACCGACTGTTAGTAAGCTATTCCATCAAGACAAACTGCGCCTCATCCATTTTGTCTTGCTGGAGGTAGCAAAGGAAGAAGGATGCAATTTAGAATCAACTGATAATCAAGAGTAAGAAAATCTGCTGTTGAAACAACTGCAATCTACTGAAGCAGTTGTATGGTCTCCTTATGAAGCGTATGAAGCTGCTCAGACATTATCTAATTTACTGACAGTAGCAAAGCAAGAAGATCATGCTGGAGAGTAGGCGATTTCCCTTTATTGAGCGCAGCAATACTCCTAGTGTTTCAAACACTATGCCTTATTTACCAGGGACAAAATCTACACAAGCACCTCTAATACTCGGACACATGAATTTCTTTGCAGAGTTTGATGTGTGTTTTTACCGTGCTGATTTAGCTTTTGAGGTGCGTCCAAGAATAAAATAAATAGTCAAACGTTATTCAGTGAAACTGGATCAGGCTGGGTTTTGGGGCTATTTGATCCTAGTTTCAACTTGAGGTATTGGAACAGCGATCGCATTAAGCTTGTAAAGTGGGTGGCGTGAGCAACAATTCACTCTCTTTTTTAAGTGTATATACTGAAATAAATCATATCTTAAAAAAATTGGTGCGATAGCTAAATCCACTTTCATAAATTCTTATGATGCAAGAAGGACAGCTTTTCCTTAGTCACCGATCACCTACAAACTATCCTGAACGAGCACTAATTACGTAAGCAACAACCACCCTAGTGATTTGATAGCATTAACAAAAAAGCTGATCGCCTACAAACCAATCTGAGCGATCGCACCTCCTCAGCAGATTTGCAAAAACACTATGGCAAAGCATAAGAAAAGCAATCTCCAGTGGATTAAACAAACGCTTGAACTCAAAGCTGATCATCACTGGGAATCTCCACCAGGCTACAAAATTTTTGTTGCAGGTAGAGGTGCTGTTCGCTTCAATGTTCCCCATAATTGGGTTTTTGAGCCACAAGAAAAATCGTTCAAGTTCCTGGATAAAAAACCGCCAAACGATGATTGTTGCTTGGAAGTATCTTTCAATCGTCTCCCACCCAATGACTGGAGCCAGTTTCCACTCAAACCGACTTTAAAGAAAGTCATAGACAACGACGAACGCAACGTTATTGAGAAGGGAGAAATAGTTACTCTCAAGCGCCAAACAGCCAGAATTATGTGGGCAGAAATTAAGTTTATCGACACTCAGACAGAACCACGAGAAGCTTTTTCGCGGACTTGCATTGGTTTGGGATCGAATGTGCAGTGCTTGATCACATTCGATTATTGGGCAGATCAAGCAGAGCAGTTAATACCTGTTTGGGATGAAGTGATGCGTAGTCTCACACTTGGACTGTATATCCGTGACCCCAGGACTGGTCTGGCTTTCCCAGACTGAACCACAAGTATAAATAAGCTAGAGGTGATGCCGCAAAAAATATAGTCAAGGGCGATCGCTGAGTCTAGCTGTTGCGGCTGGTGAACGTAAATTTGCACTCACAAAAGTTTTATAGTAGTGTACCAAAGCATAATTTTGAAACTAAATCAATAGATCTGAGCCATTACTTCAGACTGGAACAATACTAACTAAAATGCTTATCGATTTGTTTTAAGATGTAAAGATAAGTAAAGAGCCATATCTTATCAAATTACATCCATTAGCATCTATACTTACAACTAATATCAAGTTCGGCTAATTGCTTAAAATATTATGGTGGACGTAGTTGGTAATTGTCTTTTCCTATCATCCATTACCTAATACCAGCCTACCCGACATTATTAAGTATTCAAGCGAACAAGATGTAAATTACTGTAGCTACAACTAGCAGCACAGGAACAAGAATCACAGAAAGCCAAAAATCACAGAAAGCATTAAAAAATGAAGATATTGCTGTAGCTGTGATGCAGATTTCATCAGGGTATGTAGGGGTGAAATGTTGTAGCTACAATAGCAACAATGTCAAAGGTACTGATAAGTACACAGACAAATAAAGATATCGGGGTTAACAACTGCGGCAAAAATTTTAGTGCGAAGGAATGAGTACAATGTTTGACTTAGCAGTTTTTATTTACGATGACACAGATGAAACAACGGCTAACTCCATTGGTCAGTATAGAGCCAGGTTTGGAGTTGTACCGAGAGTAGGAGATTATATTTATAGACATGTAGGTATAGAAGGGGCTATTGACTGCCAAGTCATAAAAGTATCTGTCGTTCCCAAATTAGATCAGAATACTACAGATGCGGATGCAATCATAAAAGCTATACGCATAGAACCCTTATATTGATATTTCACACTCAACTAAATTTACTCCACAACACATGTATTTTAAAGATTTCTTCCCTCCAAAACTGTAAAGTTTAGGGGGGTTAATTTGACTTTTGCAAAACTGTTAATGACTCATCGCTGCTTCCTCTGCGGTTTTTTTATCAAGAAAGGCTTCGGGCAAATGGCAGCTATGCGAAGATCTAAAGTTTTCGTTCGTGATTGAGCCATCTGTACCCTCTGCCAAATGGGTTTAAGACCCCCAGTAAATCTTCGATTTACTGGTCTGCAATGTTCCTGAGGGCACAAGACGCGGAGCGGCTTCCGCAGGTATCTCCCTTTAATTCCCTTCTGCCACGGTGTTCTTTGTTCGCCCGCAGCTTTGCAACCCACGCCTCCTCTGCCTCCGTACTTCTGCCTTCTCAAGTTGAAGGCGTGTCATTTTGTTTGCGCTTGTCCTCATCTAGCGCTTTCTGGATGGCTTGGCGGCAAAATTCGCCTGGGTTATCCTTGCTTTTTACTTCTTGGTAGGTTGATTCAGATACCCTGATTGAGAGTGTTTTGGTAAGTGGTTCTTCTCCAGCAGGCTCAAAACCATGATTTTTGATGTTTGGATTGCCACCTTTTCTAGCCATTAAAATATTAACACAAAATTGTTCTAATAATTCGTGTACTATTATATAAACGTAAATATAGTGGCTGCGCTTCCGGGAAGTTGATGTAGCCACCATGTCCAATTGACAATCAATGGACATTTATATGATGACATGAGAACAGTTGCAATCACTATTTTTAGAAGATTTGAAAGCGATCGCTAAGCATTGCCAAATACAGCCACTTGGTAATCAAGATCAAGCAGAAAGCTGGATTAATGTTCTGCTGAGATTTCCGTATCGTGCCATAGATCAAATGCGTGATGGAGTGGGATTGCGATCGCCTGGAAATAATGCTGTTCTTTATCTCAAGTACATACTTAATCTGATTGGTGAACCAACAGATAACCAATTTGCTTTGATTCGTGCAACTCAAAATGATGAGTGGCTAAAGGGTGAGGAATGGCAATTTTATCAGGAAAAGCTTTTTGAGTTATATCGAGTTCGGTTGCTGCTAAAAGAAGCATTGAAAATTTTGGTTGATTAATTAGTTTGGATATGCGCTAAATCGTCAGATAATTTTGTCTGATGATTTTTGTTATGTAATGAACCGCAAAGACGCAAAGTGCGCGAAGAAGAAATTTTCTGGTAGAAGGAGAACAGAAGATGATTCTACAAATATGCAAAGCCGAAACGTGATTAAGTTTTTCCTGGCTTTGATTAGTTTGTTGATGTTGTTGCTGTTTTCATTTCCCCTACCTGCTTTTGCCCAAGCAGAACGGACACCCTTAACCTTAGAATTGTTGCAGGAAAGATTGCGTACACCTACTGTCCGTGAAGGTAGTCTATCAGTAGATTTACGGCAGATGCTGATTGATTTACGACCCGAAAATGCTGCTTTTCGTGATGCTTTTTACCAACTGCTGCGAAAAGAATTACAAAAAACTGGTTCTAAACCTTTGGGGTTGGATTTAAGTAGTTCTTTGATTCAAGGGGATTTTATTGGTAGTGACTTGGGTTTAAGAACCCCTGTTTACGCACAAGCGATCGCTCCAATTTTCACTGCTGCTGAACAAGAACAACTCAAACGTTTACGGTTAGTTTGCTTACAATCACTCAGCGTTGCTTTACCGAGTTCCAAAGATTGTCGATCGCTTTTAGCAACTCCAACTGCTGCTAGTGATATCAGTGTTTTCCGTGGGACATTGGTTTTAGAAAAAACTCATTTTACTGGAACAGTACAGTTTGCCAACACATTTTTTCTCCAATCTGTCAGTGCCCAAGGTGCAATTTTTAACCAACAAACCAATTGGAATGAAACACGGTTTAGTCGTTCTGCTAGCTTTGCCAATGCAACTTTTCGGCGTGAGAGTCAATGGCAAAGTAGTATTTTTTTTGACAAGGCTAATTTTAAGCAAACGCAATTTCAGGAAAACGCATATTTTCAGGAAAGCTTTTTTGCAGACAACGCCAGCTTTAATCAAGCAAATTTTAAACTATTGGCTAAATTTAATCGCACTCAGTGGCAAGGCAATGCAGATTTTTCTGGGGTACGTTTTATTAATTCTGCACAGTTTACCAAAAATATTTTCCATGAGTTTCTATTTTTAGGGGAAGCGACTTTTGAGCAAGCTGTCACTTTTCGAGAAGCACAATTTCATCAACCCGTGAATCTGCGGGGTGCTAGCATTCTCAAAAGCGCAGATTTTAGTGATGTGGGGTTTGCCAAAACTGCTTTTTTAAATGTATCTGGATTAGCTTTTAACTCGAATCAAGCTAAAATTTTAGGAAACTCTGGTCAAATTGGTAAAAAGCTAGTTGTAGCGACATTGCAAGGCAATCAAAATGTCTTGCGAAATTTAGGGCAAAATTTTCGGCAGTTGCAGCAAATAGCTGATGCTAATCAAGTAGAGTATACAAAACAGCAACTGCGGCTAGCAGAATTAAGTCGTCGTTTGGTTGGTGTTAATATTAATGATGCCTCAGAAAAAAGTTTAGTTAACCTGGGTTTTTCTCCAACTCAAGCAGAAGCCATCATTCGTCGCAGATTAATTAAACCGTTTCGCAACACTAGCGAATTACTTTCTCTTGCAGATATTGATTTAGAAACTTACAACAAACTGAGCTCACAGATAGTAGTTGGCGAACCTTTGTTTTTGAGTGGATGGTTACTGTTAGCTTGGAATTGGCTAACCTTGAGTTTACTGCTGCTACTTTCTGGTTACGGTACAGATTTTCGCTTAGTATTTGGTGTGGGAACTATTGCGATCGCCTATTTTGGCTGGTTATTTTGGCTGATAGATCGGCTGCGTCGTCTGTATCCTAGCGCCATTATTCCCACAATTGACGAAAGTATATGGATGTTGACAAGCTTTAGTGTCTTAACACTGTTTGGATTGTTTGCCATTTTTCGCAGTGCTGAACAACCCTGGTTGACAATCGCATGTCTTGTGATCATTATTGTTCCTGTACCAGTGGTTTTGTTATTGCGACTATATCACCAAGGTCGCTATCACGACTTAATGGACACTTCCTATTTCACAGAAGACGGAAGTATGCGACAGTTACGATTGCTAATAGGACGCTTACCAGTGATTCCTAGATATGAAGTATTTCGCGATCGCTACATGCCATTATTATGGGATCGGCGTTGGAATTGGCTTAACTACTACGACTTTAGCCTCAACAATCTGCTGAGAATAGGCTTTAATGACATTCGCTTGCGAGACAAACACCTACCTAGCATCATCTCCACATTAGCTTGGTATCAGTGGAGCCTGGGAATACTTTACATCACCCTACTATTGTGGACATTATCTCGCACAATTCCAGGCTTGAATTTGTTGATTTACTTAAAGTAGCTTTTGAGGGAACGGGAAATAAGAAAAATTACGAATTTATCAACTTTGTATACAGCCAAAAGACCGGAGTTCAAATTTGATACTGAGTCAAGGAATGGTGAGTATTTGTGTACAAATCGCTAGTGATCCTGCTCAGAAAATTTTGCCATTTATTTATGATTGGTAGAGATGAGTACAAATTACTTACTTACCAATATTGTCCTCTGCAATAATTCGCTCGACGCAGCGTTCGGCAAGTGCAGCGATTGTCAGGGATGGGTTGACACATCCAGCATAGCCTGGAATCATTGCCCCATCGACAACATATAGACCCTTGTAGCCTTTGACTCTGCCGTAAAAGTCACAAGCTTTTCCGAGTACGGCACCACCAAGCGGATGTAATGTTACCTCATCTAGTACATGGGCAGTTTTGGGCTGATACGTGCTGTTTGTATTGGCTTGGTTAAGTGTTTGATATGTTTTCAGAGTTGCTTGGCGCAGCTGAACTATCTCCGGGTCGAGTAGCGGCCAGGTCAATTGCACGCTATCGGTGAGTGGGTTAAATAGGAATTTCCCCTTGGGGGAACCAATTCCAAATCCTAAGAGATAAAGATGATCTTGCTGTGTTTCCTTCCAGAATGGAAACGGCTGAAGCGCTATCGGTGCAAGTGGGTTGGTGTGGTCTTCAACAACAGCGCTTAATGGACCACCTTGGCTAGGGTTAGTGGCTGGTAGACCGACCTGAAGACCAAGAGTATCAGCATTATTTCCCCAGAAATTTCCTATAGCGTCATTGAGCTTTGGCAGCGTTCCTTTTACTTTTGCTTTGACTAAAAGCTTAGTTGTTCCCATTGAACCAGCCGCCAAAAAAACATGCTTACTAGTAAAAATGACCTTTTGCAGGACATTTGCGTCTTCGTCAATTTGGTTGCAAACAACTGCGTAGCCAGACTCAGGCATCTCATAGATATCCGTGACTACGTGCAGTGGTAGGATTTCAACAAACCCAGTCTGTTCTGCTTGCAGTAGATAGTTGCGATCTACACTGTTCTTGCAACCGCTATTGTTCCCATACAAAAATTCACCAGCGATCGCAGACGGAACACGCTCTCCAGTTATCTCCTGACGAACCACATCCCAGTCGAGGTTCATGTCCAATAGCTTTCCGGGTAATCCTGCATTTGCTGCTTCCTCTAGGAAGACGCGTGTTAAACGGTAGTAGTCTGATGCCAATATATCTGCTGGAATCGGGCTGGGCTTGAGGATTGAACGCACTCTGGGATAATACACCCGGGCCATCTCATCGTAAGAGATTGCTTGTTGAAAAACCCGATCAAAATTAGCGCGTGTTGGTTGGTAGGTAACTGCGGAATAGACGAGAGAACCACCACCCACACCTGCACCTGCTAATACTACGATGCCTTTTTCCGCTAAAATCTCTACTATTCCGGTATGCGCGTAAATAGCGAGAGGCTCGATACCACCGAAGATAGGAACAGAAGAGGAGTTCAGCCACCAAGAACGGCTATCTGGAGTACGCAAGGTGGAGAAAGTGTTCTGTTCTTCAGTCAGAATCCAACGACGGCCGCGTTCTAGTAAAAGAGTGTGTATTCCAGCTTGTGCCAATCGTAGCGCCGCAACCGCACCGCCAAAACCACTTCCAATCACAATCGCATCTATAGGCTCACTTCGAGTAGCTAAAGAACAAAGGAAATCAGCATTACTAATTGCATAACCTGCTAGAGTAAAAGCCGCACTTTTGAGGAAACGCCGTCGGGAAATGCGGTGAGAATTCATAGCGTTTCTTGTCACGTTTAGTAGAAATCAAGCTTTAGATATAGCACGGAAATCTTTTAAGCAGGAATTCATATGCAACTACTTCGGTTTGCTAATTACTCAAAGCCTTCAAATAAGCGATGCGTAAGACCTGCAAGCAGAACGTTAGTATCTAGTACAATTTGATACAGTTTTATGCTCTTGATTATCAATGCGATCGCTTTATATCAAACCGTCCAATCCTCTGTTACTAATTCTGGTACTTTAACTAAAGTCACTAGAATTCCGGGTTAGCAACACCAAGTTTCGCGAAAGTGCGATCGCTGCTATTCGTAAATCCATTGTTGATACGCGAATTTTTTGACTCGTAATTGATCAAAAATTGCGATCGCTCCAGCATCGAAGGGTAAGACTGGAGCCGTTGAAAAGCCCTGAAGCGTTTCTAAAAGTAGCGTATATCCACGAATTACGTCAGCCTTTGTCTGAGCGCCGATCACTTGCTCATGGAAACTGACAACAGACAAAGTAAAATCTGCGGGTGAGTATTGAGCAATTCGAGCAGTTAAATTAGCAAACTCTGAATCTTTACGCCTTTGCAAGAAACTAATGTGGTCAGTATCGAGTAAGTATTTCACACTAATTCGTCACTCTCATCAATAGGCTTGTCAGCCTCACGGAATGAGCGCCCATATTCCAAAGCTTCTAGAAAAGTAGATTCGTCGGAAATCGAGCCAATAAGTTTGTCAAGCCAGTTGCTAAAAGTTAAGTTGCTATCAGTTTTACGTTTAAGATCCCTGACCTCCTGTTCAAGAGTTGCTAAACGACGTTCGACAGTGGCTTCATCTAACATAATTTCCTCCTTGCCTTCCGTTTGTAGTAAACGAAATACCATTAAGCGTAAAATACACGTTTTTCTCTTAAATTTTACTGAGCTATTTTATCCATTGCTCAATCTCCTCATGAACCTAATCTACGAAATGATTTGATTGCATTGACCAATTTAAAAAATATATTTGCTAATTACTCAGAGGCTTCAAATAAGCGATCGCCTGCTTCCAAATAATTACCTGTTGGCTGTTATTATCTACAAGACACACACTATATTGGTCTTGCCACATTACTTTGCCGGTCAATATATCACCTGTTAGCAATTTAATCTCAGTTAGTGCTGCTTGTTTAATCAGGTTTTGTAATTGGCGAGTGCTAGGTAAGGAAGTGTCAAATTCGGCAATCATAGTCATTAGTAGAGACGCGATTAATCGCGTCTGTGCAATAGTCATTTGTCTTTTGTCATTAGTCATTGGTCATTAACAAATGACAAAGGACAAATGACCAATGACAAAACACAAATATAGTTCATGGATTTGGGGAATGGCAATAGAATTTACTAAGTATCACGGTTTGGGTAACGATTTCATTTTGATTGATAATCGCTCTGATTCAGAACCCATAATCACTCCAGAGCAAGCAGTACAGTTGTGCGATCGCCATTTTGGTATCGGTGCTGATGGTGTTATTTTTGCCCTTCCAGGAGAAAACGGTACTGATTATACAATGCGGATTTTTAATTCCGATGGTTCCGAACCCGAAATGTGTGGCAACGGCATTCGTTGTTTAGCTGCGTTTTTGGCTGAATTAGAAGGTGAGTCACGCCAGGGTAATCAATATCGGATTCATACCCTTGCTGGTGTAATTACACCCGAACTGATGTCCGATGGACAAGTGAAAGTAGATATGGGTATCCCCAGGTTACTTGCTGGCGAGATTCCTACCACTCTATCCCCAGCTGATCAGAAAGTTATTAACCAAACCTTGGAAGTGGCAGGAAAATCTTGGGATGTCACCTGTGTCAGCATGGGTAATCCCCATTGCATAACTTTTGTGGAAGATGTAGCAGCAATTCCCCTAGATCATATTGGCCCGCAGTTTGAACATCACCCAGTTTTTCCCCAACGGACAAATACTGAATTTATTCAAGTTGTTCGCCCAGACTACCTCAAAATGCGCGTTTGGGAACGTGGTGCTGGGATTACTCTCGCCTGCGGTACTGGCGCTTGTGCTTCTTTGGTGGCTGGAGTGTTGACAGGGAGATGCGATCGCACTGCTACTGTAGAATTGCCTGGAGGTTGTTTGCAAATAACCTGGTCAGAAGTTGACCAAAGAATTTATATGACAGGCCCTGCTGAGCAAGTATTCCAAGGAAAGTATAGAATTTAGCAGTTGATACTCTCAGGTTAGAATTTGGTAGGAGAGGCAAAAAGCGGTGTGGATATTCCTCCCGCTTTATTGCCGTTGCGTTATGGATATTAACCCACATTCCGCAGGTAAACGAAAAGCTCAATGGTATTTTTGATGAATGACACCATCAGCATCAGAAATAAGAGTACAAGATATTGACCACTGCGGTATAGTGACAGGGATTATTGACCATTACCAATTACCTATTACCGACCCCTACGGATAATATCAGTGTTCAAACGGACATGATATGAATGGAGTACCATTGAGCGTGGGGGACTTACGGCGAGTTAGTTAGAATTAATTAGAATCTCCATGCTTAGTGTTTTCTCATTATGACCATGCACAATTCTATAGATTTCCAAGACGCTTTTGATGTCATCGTCGTTGGTGCTGGTCACTCTGGTTGTGAAGCAGCGCTTGCTACCGCACGCCTTGGTTGCCGTACCATGCTGTTGACACTCAACTTAGATAAAATTGCTTGGCAACCTTGTAATCCAGCAGTAGGTGGCCCTGCAAAATCTCAGTTAACCCATGAGGTGGATGCACTCGGCGGAGAAATAGGTAAGATGGCAGACCGTACTTACCTGCAAAAGCGGATTCTCAATTCTTCGCGGGGGCCTGCGGTGTGGGCATTACGCGCCCAAACTGATAAGCGGGAATACGCAGCAGTGATGAAAGGTATTGTTGAGAATCAAGAAAATTTAACTGTCCGCGAGGGGATGGTTACAGATTTAGTACTGGGTGCTAACGATGAAGTTATTGGTGTTCAGACTTATTTTGGTGTAGGTTTCCAATGCAAAGCGGTCATTCTCACAACTGGTACATTCTTAGGTGGCAAAATTTGGGTTGGTAATAAGTCAATGTCAGCTGGGAGGGCTGGAGAATTTGCTGCTGTTGGGCTTACGGAAACTTTACAGCGTTTAGGCTTTGAAACTGGGCGCTTGAAAACAGGTACGCCTGCACGAGTTGACAAGCGGTCTGTAGATTACAGCAAAATGGAACTCCAGCCAGGGGATACCGATGTGCGTTGGTTTAGCTTTGATCCCCAAGTGTGGGTAGAAAGGGAACAAATGCCCTGCTACATGACGCGGACAACAGCCGCAACCCATCGTCTGATTCGGGAAAATCTCCACCTATCGCCGGTGTATGGTGGTTGGGTAGAAGCGAAAGGGCCGCGTTACTGTCCTAGTATTGAAGATAAAATTGTCCGCTTTGCTGATAAGGAAAGCCACCAAATATTTATCGAACCAGAAGGTAGAGATATACCAGAACTTTATATTCAAGGGTTTTCTACAGGATTGCCAGAAAATTTGCAACTGCAAATGTTGCGGAGTCTTCCTGGTATGGAAAACTGTATCATGTTACGTCCGGCTTATGCTGTGGAGTATGATTATTTGCCTGCAACTCAGTGTTTTCCCACACTAATGACAAAGAAAATAGCAGGACTGTTTTGTGCTGGACAAATTAACGGCACAACTGGCTATGAAGAAGCAGCAGCCCAAGGGATTGTGGCAGGAATTAATGCGGTACGATTTGTACGGGGAGAAGCGATGATTGTGTTTCCCCGTGAAGAAAGTTACATCGGTACACTAGTTGATGATTTGTGTACAAAAGACTTGCGAGAGCCTTACCGGATGTTAACTAGTAGGTCAGAGTATCGTTTAATTTTACGTTCTGATAATGCTGACCAACGCCTGACACCTTTGGGAAGGGAAATTGGTTTGATTAATGATCGCCGTTGGGAATTATTTACCCGCAAGCAAGCAAATATTGTCGCCGAAAAAGAACGGTTGCACAGCATCCGGGTGAAAGAACATGATGAAATTGGCAAAACGATCGCCCAAGCCACAGGACAAGCGATCAAAGGTTCGATTACCCTCGCTGATTTATTACGGCGTCCTGGCTTTCATTATCTAGACCTCAACACCTACGGACTCGCAAATCCCCACCTCAACCGCGCCGAAACAGAAGGGGCAGAAATTGATATCAAGTACTCTGGTTATCTGGCCAGACAACAAAATCAAATTGAGCAAATTGCTCGTCAGGCCAATCGCCACTTACCTGCGGATTTAGATTACGGAGCAATTGATACCCTTTCTAAAGAAGCACGGGAAAAGCTCACTAAGGTAAAACCGTTGACCATCGGTCAAGCAGCACGTATAGGTGGTGTGAATCCGGCTGATATTAACGCTTTGTTAATTTATTTAGAATTGCGTAGAACAAAGACAGATACTGAGTTTTCAGCTTTAGCTTCCCCACAGACTTTATGAAGCGGGAGTATAGTAGTAGGGTATATCAGGGTATAGTTGAGTATGATTGATGACATCAGTATATACTGAGAATAATCATCTAGCTTCCTGACTCCAGTCGAATTTGATACCAAAACCCTCATTAACTCGTCTAACTGAGGCGGGGTAATAGATTTTTGCTCCCAGATCAGCATACAGGGCTAACAAAAATAGGGGAAAGGGAAAAACTAGATGATGGGGGATAGGGAGATAAGGAGATGAGGAGAAAGATTCCTCTCCACTTCCCCAACTCCCCAACTCCCCGTCTAGTAAACTTTACTCCTTTCCCAACTTCTACAAGAAGTCTATTTTTCCCTACGACGAAGCTAAAACTGAAAATTCCTATGTCTCAACAAGCCAGCACCAACCTCATTATTCCAGAACCATCAGAGGAATTAATCACCATTGAACCTTGGACGATAGACACCTACGCAGATGGTTTTATGGATGATCTATTTGCCGAAATAGACTCGATTTTGGATGGTAGTCCCAACTTACCTTCGCATACGGTGCAGCAAACATACACGCATCTACAAACAGTGAGGATACCGCCAGTTGTCTTGCCAAATCAACAGTGGCAAAACATACAAACAGTAACGCACTACAGAAACAACCCGAATGCAGTGGTGGTGAATTCTGCTTCTGTCAGAAAAGTTGTGAAAAGAGTACGCCCAAAATCACGACACTGGTTCAGTCGGATGCTGAGTGTGGGAACAACCTTAGGAGTGGCGATCGCTAGCATTGTTTGGTTAATGAACTCTGGTTTGTTCCACCGCTTTAGATTAGCATCTTTCCAGCAAGCCTTAGAAGAACCCCAACCACAACTGCCTACAAAAGCACAAATAGAAGCAGATTTTGTGAATTATATGTTGGGTTCGCTTGCTGCCATAGACAGACAAGAAGCGAAAACCAATATCAAACCTGTCAATGTTGCACTCGCACCAGGAGTAACAACTCGTACAGCCTTGGCTTATGTCAGGAATGACCAACCTCCTCCTAACCTACCACCAGTTTTGACCGCGAACAATACATCTCCTGCTCCGAGTTCTTCTACTTCTACGAACGTTGTTGAGCGAATTTATATCCCTGTTTATAAAGCGCCATTACCAATGCGCTATGTACCTCCAAAGGTTTCTGGCATTAGTACAACTTTGCCACCACTGCCATCTACGATGAATCAAAAAACAACAAATACATTTAAACCACTATCTGTTGTCAAACCTTCTCCCAATGGTGGGATTAAACCAACAAAACCCGCGAATGTCTTAGCAGTAGTGCAACAAAACCTCAAACCCGTAGATGTAAAAGCTGCACCAATTACAGTTAGACAAGCACCCAAACCAACTATCATCAATCAACAACCAACACCTGTTGCATCTGCGCCCACTCCCGCCTATATTCTTGAGGGATTGCTAGAGTCAGAGAATAAATCCAAATCTGCTGCTTTATTTCAAATCAATGGTGTAACTCAGCGCATTGATATTGGTGAAAGCATCGGTTCTAGTGGTTGGACGCTAGTAGATGTTGCGAACAAAGAAGCAATCATTCGTCGCAACGGCGAAGTGCGATCAATTTTTGCTGGACAGAGATTTTAGATAGTTAAGTCGGTGTGAACTTAGCTTGTCACTGAGGCTGTTAGTGGTTAGTGGTCAGTAGTAAAAACAACTTCTAATACCAAATTGGTATAGAGAGTCTTG
Above is a genomic segment from Fischerella sp. JS2 containing:
- a CDS encoding helix-hairpin-helix domain-containing protein → MQSRNVIKFFLALISLLMLLLFSFPLPAFAQAERTPLTLELLQERLRTPTVREGSLSVDLRQMLIDLRPENAAFRDAFYQLLRKELQKTGSKPLGLDLSSSLIQGDFIGSDLGLRTPVYAQAIAPIFTAAEQEQLKRLRLVCLQSLSVALPSSKDCRSLLATPTAASDISVFRGTLVLEKTHFTGTVQFANTFFLQSVSAQGAIFNQQTNWNETRFSRSASFANATFRRESQWQSSIFFDKANFKQTQFQENAYFQESFFADNASFNQANFKLLAKFNRTQWQGNADFSGVRFINSAQFTKNIFHEFLFLGEATFEQAVTFREAQFHQPVNLRGASILKSADFSDVGFAKTAFLNVSGLAFNSNQAKILGNSGQIGKKLVVATLQGNQNVLRNLGQNFRQLQQIADANQVEYTKQQLRLAELSRRLVGVNINDASEKSLVNLGFSPTQAEAIIRRRLIKPFRNTSELLSLADIDLETYNKLSSQIVVGEPLFLSGWLLLAWNWLTLSLLLLLSGYGTDFRLVFGVGTIAIAYFGWLFWLIDRLRRLYPSAIIPTIDESIWMLTSFSVLTLFGLFAIFRSAEQPWLTIACLVIIIVPVPVVLLLRLYHQGRYHDLMDTSYFTEDGSMRQLRLLIGRLPVIPRYEVFRDRYMPLLWDRRWNWLNYYDFSLNNLLRIGFNDIRLRDKHLPSIISTLAWYQWSLGILYITLLLWTLSRTIPGLNLLIYLK
- a CDS encoding GMC oxidoreductase; this translates as MNSHRISRRRFLKSAAFTLAGYAISNADFLCSLATRSEPIDAIVIGSGFGGAVAALRLAQAGIHTLLLERGRRWILTEEQNTFSTLRTPDSRSWWLNSSSVPIFGGIEPLAIYAHTGIVEILAEKGIVVLAGAGVGGGSLVYSAVTYQPTRANFDRVFQQAISYDEMARVYYPRVRSILKPSPIPADILASDYYRLTRVFLEEAANAGLPGKLLDMNLDWDVVRQEITGERVPSAIAGEFLYGNNSGCKNSVDRNYLLQAEQTGFVEILPLHVVTDIYEMPESGYAVVCNQIDEDANVLQKVIFTSKHVFLAAGSMGTTKLLVKAKVKGTLPKLNDAIGNFWGNNADTLGLQVGLPATNPSQGGPLSAVVEDHTNPLAPIALQPFPFWKETQQDHLYLLGFGIGSPKGKFLFNPLTDSVQLTWPLLDPEIVQLRQATLKTYQTLNQANTNSTYQPKTAHVLDEVTLHPLGGAVLGKACDFYGRVKGYKGLYVVDGAMIPGYAGCVNPSLTIAALAERCVERIIAEDNIGK
- a CDS encoding transferase hexapeptide repeat containing protein; amino-acid sequence: MLDEATVERRLATLEQEVRDLKRKTDSNLTFSNWLDKLIGSISDESTFLEALEYGRSFREADKPIDESDELV
- a CDS encoding Hfq-related RNA-binding protein, with amino-acid sequence MIAEFDTSLPSTRQLQNLIKQAALTEIKLLTGDILTGKVMWQDQYSVCLVDNNSQQVIIWKQAIAYLKPLSN
- the dapF gene encoding diaminopimelate epimerase, with product MAIEFTKYHGLGNDFILIDNRSDSEPIITPEQAVQLCDRHFGIGADGVIFALPGENGTDYTMRIFNSDGSEPEMCGNGIRCLAAFLAELEGESRQGNQYRIHTLAGVITPELMSDGQVKVDMGIPRLLAGEIPTTLSPADQKVINQTLEVAGKSWDVTCVSMGNPHCITFVEDVAAIPLDHIGPQFEHHPVFPQRTNTEFIQVVRPDYLKMRVWERGAGITLACGTGACASLVAGVLTGRCDRTATVELPGGCLQITWSEVDQRIYMTGPAEQVFQGKYRI